The Henckelia pumila isolate YLH828 unplaced genomic scaffold, ASM3356847v2 CTG_298:::fragment_3, whole genome shotgun sequence genomic interval ccAGATATAATAAATTGGTTGATGCATAATTCAATACACAATTTGTTATATAAATTAGGGAAAGGGGCCATCGAGTGCCATCAAGTTTCACTCAGTGGATAAAGTTATTAAGACAAGTCAGATCCATACTATTAAacgaacaaaaaaaatataatatcgaGATATAACATAGAATCAActgaaaattatgaaaaaaattacCCTTCAAGAAAAAATATGTAACAATTACACTAATCATAATTCGGTCGAAAATGGGAGGCCCAATTATTGTAAACTTTTGATCTCACTATTTAAGAATTAATGGAagccaaaatttaaaaatctagATTTTTAACAAGGACAAATGTCTACATGAAAATTCCTCTAACATAAGTTGTAATTACAAACATACATGCTCATAATAATTTACAACTGACCCCCCAAAAATTAAAGAGAAATCCGAAACACACTTGACATTGTTCTCCCCCAAAATTTCCCCTCACTTTTTATATAAAAACTTATTTCAGTATCTTTTTCCCCCCTTGTTTTCATATAATTTTATATGGGCAAAATGTCTCGAGCTTAATTGCATTACAGCCCTTTGACTATTCTCCATTGGTCAGTCACATCCTTTGAAATGTTGACTGCGTCAGATGAAATACCGAGGAGTCCTCTTCTGGTGAACCCTACCGCATACAATCCATTCCCTCCTTTCCAACCATCTGGGAAAGGTGACTTTGGAATTCCATCTTTTGTGTAGAAATCTGCCCCCTGCATTGCCCCATTAAACTACTAAATAAGAATCAAGAAATTAGTTTATAActtaaaataacaattatataattttatggaaaaattgctttttggtCATGTTTATTTGTCATTTTACGATTTCAATCATCTATGTTTTtcgatttcaattttagtccgctatttttattttttttgaaaatttgtttttttttttcgatatgaAACTAACATGTATgatgtcacgtaagcattttcgtaaaaaaaatgacaaaaattgccaaaaatcaggaCATAtagaactaaaactgaaatataaaaaatccaaaatcaCACAAAATGACAATATACAgaccaaaattataattttcccTAATTTTATCATGTCCACTTCCTTAATGAACCATCAAACCTCCCAATAAAACCGTCAGAAACATTACAACGTAGTAcaactttaaaatatttgaattacacTTCGATCTTATAATAATCATGGTTCCTTCTATGCTGCACCGGGTGAATTACATCCGATAAATTTGGACCGTTCATATGGAACGACCCAAATTCATCGGATGTAATTCACCCGGTTGATCATAGAAGGAGCCAATAACCATCATCGATCACAAGCTAATTGGACTACCTAGTTCATGCAATTGCATGATGTACTATTACAAGTCATATATATTaacttcttttttctttttgctttttttttttagaaagaaaaaagaaagataTTACTTTCTGAATGAAAATTTGTCAGCATTATCCAATGATGAATACTACAAATTCCAACTTCTCGATCCCTCAAAAAAGAACAGTTTCTAGGGATCGACGCTTTATGTAAGATGACATATATTTTGTGGTGACAACAACACATCATGCCAATAAATcccaaagaaaatatttttggagcAGAAGGGAAATGATCCAAACAAAAGCCATCAGATTTTCTCTTTTGTGCAACAGTTAGTATCTTCAGTCACTGCTGTGTGAGGCAGAAAACGATGTATGACTGTGAATTTagaagcaaaaacaaaaaactaCAAATACACAGCATGCAAAATTGTCTTTATTATTACCatttcaaaaaaagaaaaagaaaagaagaagccctTCCAACCAATTTTTCCATTCACTATTGTTTATGTGAAAATCATTAAACTCGACCACTATCTTCAAATATTATATCACTAATAGGAGTTGTTAGAGTAGTTTTGTTTTTTCACTATACAAAAAGTAATAAAGTTTATATTTGGATTTTTCTATGCTCCCATGAATATGCAAATCAAATAATTTATAACACATTCAAAAATACTCTTATATATGTTTAACTAAGATTAAATACCTTGAGCCAACCAGGCACATTGCTCCTATATCCAGTTGCCAAGATTATTGAATCAAATTCCTTCTCTTGGCCATCCATGAATCTTGCTCCCTTCTGTGTTATCTCCTTCACTCCTTCCATCACCTGCAACattaaaatttgcaaaaaataaCTAATCAAATGTTAAGCAATATGCATGTCCCTGATAAATCAATAATgggtttatttatatatttaccgTGATTTTACAAGATTTGATCTGAGAAAGGGCTCCGGCATCCAGTACCGGTGTCTTCCCGGTAGCGTTTTTAAGCTCGAGCGGGCCGGTTTTCGGCCGCGGGAGATTTAATTCATCGGTGTTGCCTAAAGTGAAGTTAGCCACCAGCAAGAGGAACTTGTCGACGAGTTTTAGTGGGAAAAGTTTCAGAAGTGTCATTGCTATTGTAAATGTTGAAATCCCAAACATTTCTCTCGGCAAAATATGGACCTGGAATGGATCATCAAAAAAGACATCAActttatcaaatttgataactTGTTATTTTCAATTTGTAAAAAAGTAGTGTTGCTGCTTACAGAGTTTCTGACCACCATGTGAGGGATTGCATTATGCCTACATAGATCTAAGCTAACTTCCATGCCAGAATTTCCACAGCCCACGACCAAAACTCTTTGATTCTGAAACTCGGAGCCCGACTTATAAACACTGGTATGCATGACGGGCCCTTGGAATTTATCCATCCCCTGAATTTCTGGTATAACGGGTTCGGCATTTTCCCCTGTGGCTACCACCAGCCATTTCGACAAGTACTGGAAATCTTGAGTTTGGACCCTCCAAAACCCAGTGACAGAATCAAATTCCGCTCTTGAAACAGACTGATTGAATCTTGGCTCCATGCCGAAGTGTTCCGCGTAAGACTCCATGTACGAAACGAACTGATGTTTAGTGGGGTACTTGGGGAAGTTTTCAGGGAAACTAAGCAACGGGAGTTGGCAAAATTGCTTGGGGAGATGGAGTTTGAGGCGATCGTAGGTTCTTTTCTGCCATAaagaagctatgcaatcggttCTTTCGAGGATTACAGAGGAGACGCCATTTTCTTGAAGGCATGCTGCTACTGCTAGGCCCGAGGGCCCTGCGCCTACGATTATAGGACCGGGGGAAAACAGAGTGCTGTTCATTTTACCATCTCCGTCTTCTTTTTTACAGGCACCCATTTGGAAAAATGAGCCAAGAAATGGTGGGGAGTCCAAGAAATGAATCGGCAGAAAAGGAGAAGATGGATTTTTAAATTACTCAAAGGTGAAGTTTCTGTTGTTTCACCTGAGAAAGatgaatagaaaaaaaaaaaagggtgaAATCAGAGGTTTTTTCGATGTAAATGTGTTGAAATAGAGCGTTGATGCGTGAAGGTGAAGGAAACTCTGTTTTCTCTGTATCTCAAGGTTTTCTCTTCTCTCAACTTTATGGCTGCAGATGTCTGAGTTACAGAAAAGTGGTAAGAAGATATATCATGTGTATGCACACATACAGGGGACGAGCTAATAATATGctataattaatataaatataaattaaaaaaatgtatgaaatattttaatcaTGTGACTGTTTAGCCTTGTTTTTGAATCTTTGTActtttaataattatattatggATGCACAGAGATATTTCTTTTTCTATCTAAATAATAAAGCTACCGTTTCATTCATTCTATCATTGCTAATTCAACTGTAAACACTCTCTATTGTCGTTGTTGCAGTTAAAATAGTTAATtacaatatattattattaacaatttgattatttgtttaaaagtaatttttttaaattgtataACAATATATCACATATTTTCGATAGATTTCAACCTAGCACATGAATAATACTCCAATGATAaatcaaaaatatataattaattatgacTATGTTTAAAATACGAACCGTTGGATGCATGGTTTGGGTATTACCCACCATATTTTCTTCAAAAAAGAAATATGAAAGTACGTACATATATAACATGACTTAATTAAGATGTccagtttaaaattttaagaaaaccACGATAACTTAACTGTTATGAAGATAGTTTACTATTTTCATAAATttgattaaatttaatataaccaatataaaaaaaatgctaTTTTATTACACAAGAAACTATGAATTTTATTCGTCCCAAACATATAAAACACACacaaataaatatacaagaTTTTGCAcgaaaatttgaataaaaaaacaaatcatgtaatattaatatataaactTTTTTTTCGTCTTGTAGGAGATGTTTGAACTACACAATATCTTCGTACAAACATCTTGTATAAAACATGTAAAAAGTAAAACTTTCGGTGTAGCATCgatttattcaatttattatatattatatacatgcATAAATATACAACTATCATTGTGGATTTTCTCTtatatttctcatttttttttcatattatatGTTAATGAAACTTTTTATCTTCTTTTTTGTTAATTCACCATTGCTTTAAATATATtatctaaattttttatttaatttttaatgattAATTACCCACGTAAAACACACATGCATGCAT includes:
- the LOC140870976 gene encoding probable indole-3-pyruvate monooxygenase YUCCA4 isoform X1, translating into MGACKKEDGDGKMNSTLFSPGPIIVGAGPSGLAVAACLQENGVSSVILERTDCIASLWQKRTYDRLKLHLPKQFCQLPLLSFPENFPKYPTKHQFVSYMESYAEHFGMEPRFNQSVSRAEFDSVTGFWRVQTQDFQYLSKWLVVATGENAEPVIPEIQGMDKFQGPVMHTSVYKSGSEFQNQRVLVVGCGNSGMEVSLDLCRHNAIPHMVVRNSVHILPREMFGISTFTIAMTLLKLFPLKLVDKFLLLVANFTLGNTDELNLPRPKTGPLELKNATGKTPVLDAGALSQIKSCKITVMEGVKEITQKGARFMDGQEKEFDSIILATGYRSNVPGWLKGADFYTKDGIPKSPFPDGWKGGNGLYAVGFTRRGLLGISSDAVNISKDVTDQWRIVKGL
- the LOC140870976 gene encoding probable indole-3-pyruvate monooxygenase YUCCA4 isoform X2 → MGACKKEDGDGKMNSTLFSPGPIIVGAGPSGLAVAACLQENGVSSVILERTDCIASLWQKRTYDRLKLHLPKQFCQLPLLSFPENFPKYPTKHQFVSYMESYAEHFGMEPRFNQSVSRAEFDSVTGFWRVQTQDFQYLSKWLVVATGENAEPVIPEIQGMDKFQGPVMHTSVYKSGSEFQNQRVLVVGCGNSGMEVSLDLCRHNAIPHMVVRNSVHILPREMFGISTFTIAMTLLKLFPLKLVDKFLLLVANFTLGNTDELNLPRPKTGPLELKNATGKTPVLDAGALSQIKSCKITVMEGVKEITQKGARFMDGQEKEFDSIILATGYRSNVPGWLKFNGAMQGADFYTKDGIPKSPFPDGWKGGNGLYAVGFTRRGLLGISSDAVNISKDVTDQWRIVKGL
- the LOC140870976 gene encoding probable indole-3-pyruvate monooxygenase YUCCA4 isoform X4, with protein sequence MGACKKEDGDGKMNSTLFSPGPIIVGAGPSGLAVAACLQENGVSSVILERTDCIASLWQKRTYDRLKLHLPKQFCQLPLLSFPENFPKYPTKHQFVSYMESYAEHFGMEPRFNQSVSRAEFDSVTGFWRVQTQDFQYLSKWLVVATGENAEPVIPEIQGMDKFQGPVMHTSVYKSGSEFQNQRVLVVGCGNSGMEVSLDLCRHNAIPHMVVRNSVHILPREMFGISTFTIAMTLLKLFPLKLVDKFLLLVANFTLGNTDELNLPRPKTGPLELKNATGKTPVLDAGALSQIKSCKITVMEGVKEITQKGARFMDGQEKEFDSIILATGYRSNVPGWLKVFNLNGIPKSPFPDGWKGGNGLYAVGFTRRGLLGISSDAVNISKDVTDQWRIVKGL
- the LOC140870976 gene encoding probable indole-3-pyruvate monooxygenase YUCCA4 isoform X3; its protein translation is MGACKKEDGDGKMNSTLFSPGPIIVGAGPSGLAVAACLQENGVSSVILERTDCIASLWQKRTYDRLKLHLPKQFCQLPLLSFPENFPKYPTKHQFVSYMESYAEHFGMEPRFNQSVSRAEFDSVTGFWRVQTQDFQYLSKWLVVATGENAEPVIPEIQGMDKFQGPVMHTSVYKSGSEFQNQRVLVVGCGNSGMEVSLDLCRHNAIPHMVVRNSVHILPREMFGISTFTIAMTLLKLFPLKLVDKFLLLVANFTLGNTDELNLPRPKTGPLELKNATGKTPVLDAGALSQIKSCKITVMEGVKEITQKGARFMDGQEKEFDSIILATGYRSNVPGWLKVFNLNFYTKDGIPKSPFPDGWKGGNGLYAVGFTRRGLLGISSDAVNISKDVTDQWRIVKGL